One Gelria sp. Kuro-4 DNA segment encodes these proteins:
- a CDS encoding glycosyltransferase yields the protein MPGLNVLLALMTLETGGAETHVVGLAQELKKRGHRVVVASQGGCLEEELLKAGIKHFQVPLHSRAPWDMLRGFHLMARLVNEEKIDVIHAHARIPAWVGHFVSLVTRRPLVTTAHGIYSANLGMRAFTAWGRHVIAVSSDVKTHLVKNFGVETDCVTVIPNGVDTARFAPAADPEPVLTEFHLAPADPKVVYISRLSGARGEIALRVIEAVPELLRRCPNLKTFIVGEGDKLSEVRRWAEKVNQDFKTGAILVTGARTDTAALIAPATVVIGVGRVILEGMASAKPVVVAGEAGFMGLLTPENLDLAKRHNFSGRGTEQPTRADLITAAVERVLKNPNYAAQLGEFGRGVALEEFSLPRMAAEVEKVYYQVLGRSTDALAR from the coding sequence ATGCCCGGGCTGAACGTGCTGCTGGCGCTGATGACCTTGGAGACGGGCGGCGCTGAGACCCACGTGGTAGGCTTGGCGCAGGAACTGAAAAAGCGCGGCCACCGGGTGGTGGTGGCCTCCCAGGGCGGTTGCCTGGAGGAGGAGCTGCTGAAGGCCGGCATAAAACACTTCCAGGTGCCGCTGCACAGCCGTGCCCCGTGGGACATGCTGCGGGGTTTCCACCTGATGGCGCGGCTGGTGAACGAGGAAAAGATCGACGTGATCCACGCCCACGCGCGCATTCCCGCTTGGGTGGGGCACTTTGTCTCCCTGGTGACGCGGCGGCCCCTGGTGACCACGGCCCACGGGATCTACAGCGCCAACCTGGGCATGCGGGCCTTCACCGCCTGGGGGCGGCACGTGATCGCGGTGAGCAGCGACGTCAAAACGCACCTGGTGAAAAACTTCGGCGTAGAAACGGACTGCGTCACCGTGATCCCCAACGGGGTGGACACGGCGCGCTTTGCCCCCGCGGCCGATCCGGAGCCGGTTTTGACGGAGTTTCACCTGGCGCCCGCCGACCCGAAGGTGGTGTACATAAGCCGCCTGAGCGGGGCGCGCGGGGAGATTGCCCTGCGCGTGATCGAGGCGGTGCCGGAGCTGCTACGCCGCTGTCCCAACCTGAAGACCTTTATCGTGGGCGAGGGCGACAAGCTGTCCGAGGTGCGGCGCTGGGCGGAAAAGGTGAACCAGGACTTTAAGACGGGCGCTATCTTGGTGACGGGTGCCCGTACCGACACGGCCGCCCTGATCGCTCCGGCGACGGTGGTGATCGGCGTGGGCCGGGTGATCCTGGAGGGGATGGCCTCGGCCAAGCCGGTGGTGGTGGCGGGCGAGGCGGGCTTCATGGGGCTTCTTACGCCGGAGAACCTGGACCTGGCCAAGCGGCACAACTTCAGCGGCCGGGGCACAGAGCAGCCGACGCGGGCGGACCTGATCACGGCGGCGGTGGAGCGCGTGCTGAAAAACCCGAACTATGCCGCGCAGCTGGGCGAGTTCGGCCGCGGGGTTGCCCTGGAGGAGTTTTCCCTGCCGCGCATGGCGGCGGAGGTGGAGAAGGTTTACTACCAGGTTTTAGGGAGGTCTACAGATGCCCTGGCTAGATGA
- a CDS encoding DUF5693 family protein gives MSERGRRRGCRRAALVFLVPLVLAAAFIVGRNAVAVKASDRVGVALDWNEVQGVAQAARLPASELASALHQEGAGYAVLREDTLGRLAQTGRLQAFSGWELARAGRLLAPADPTVRAVLAGPAFRGADTYLVLDDAGLFARLEERLRLRYPGKLHTWAGDNTYVLGVAARWADLEHVGLGVDPRQVAAVRRLGFEPVPAWLDGAKTRAEFALDIAALEEFGAHLVLPGPVPAPLRTYVGEGLGAQGIVQGVPEFNLPPGAEAVAAAGGYRAVRVYERPVHTVYQEYLLAVRDRNVRLVIPHLLWHPVPSPAKAHAWTTRGADAALADSNLGHLARAVAAVQAAGFQLGAPQPFRPYEVDRHLLALLFSALAGLAVSAAAWDVRKQRTAVILAVTLLLIFPLVLPAADLTLLRKAAALGVAGAAPALGVVWGLAEAEELRARRPLAAGLTALVLAGGPALAGALVIQALLGDTRFLLKLDAFAGIKLAYALTLAAVFLWARRADLMRAGWWRRPFFAPAELFALAGLALVVWVLFNRSGNVSVIPIPAWELKARSFLESTLLVRPRTKEFLVGHPALFLAAAGWGGGRWWRPYLVTLAAVGPASLLNTFVHLHTPFLISLARALLGLALGGVLGCLAAVAGQLMGGGKKRHA, from the coding sequence TTGAGCGAGCGGGGCAGGCGGCGCGGTTGCAGGCGGGCGGCTCTGGTTTTCTTGGTTCCTCTCGTCTTAGCGGCAGCTTTTATCGTGGGCCGCAATGCCGTGGCCGTCAAGGCCAGTGACCGTGTAGGGGTGGCGCTCGACTGGAACGAGGTTCAGGGAGTGGCGCAGGCGGCGCGCCTGCCGGCGTCGGAACTGGCCAGTGCCCTCCACCAGGAAGGGGCAGGCTATGCTGTGCTGCGCGAAGACACCCTGGGCCGGCTCGCCCAGACGGGCCGGCTGCAGGCGTTCAGCGGCTGGGAGCTGGCACGGGCGGGGCGGCTGCTTGCGCCGGCCGACCCGACGGTGCGGGCGGTTCTGGCCGGCCCCGCCTTCCGCGGGGCGGACACGTACCTGGTGCTGGACGATGCAGGCCTGTTCGCCCGGCTTGAGGAGCGCCTCAGACTGCGCTACCCGGGCAAGTTGCACACCTGGGCCGGGGATAATACCTATGTGCTGGGGGTGGCGGCGCGCTGGGCCGATCTGGAGCACGTGGGCCTGGGCGTCGACCCGCGCCAGGTCGCTGCGGTGCGACGCTTGGGCTTCGAGCCGGTCCCCGCCTGGCTGGACGGGGCGAAAACGCGGGCGGAATTCGCCCTGGACATCGCGGCCCTGGAGGAGTTTGGGGCGCACCTGGTGCTGCCCGGACCGGTGCCGGCGCCGCTCAGGACATACGTCGGCGAGGGGCTGGGGGCCCAGGGCATTGTCCAAGGGGTGCCGGAGTTCAACCTGCCGCCCGGGGCAGAGGCGGTGGCGGCTGCCGGGGGCTACCGCGCGGTGCGCGTCTATGAGCGGCCGGTCCACACGGTTTACCAGGAGTACCTCCTGGCCGTGCGGGATCGCAATGTGCGCCTGGTGATTCCGCACCTCCTCTGGCACCCGGTGCCGTCCCCGGCCAAGGCGCACGCCTGGACGACCCGCGGTGCCGACGCGGCCCTGGCGGACAGCAACCTGGGACACCTGGCGCGCGCGGTGGCGGCGGTACAGGCGGCGGGTTTTCAGCTGGGCGCGCCCCAGCCGTTTCGCCCCTATGAAGTGGACCGGCACCTCCTGGCCCTGCTCTTTTCGGCACTGGCGGGCCTGGCCGTGAGCGCAGCGGCCTGGGATGTCCGGAAACAGCGTACAGCGGTCATCCTGGCGGTTACCCTGCTCCTCATTTTTCCGCTGGTGCTCCCTGCCGCGGATCTGACGCTGCTGCGCAAGGCGGCGGCCCTGGGGGTGGCCGGGGCGGCCCCGGCCCTAGGGGTGGTCTGGGGACTGGCCGAGGCGGAAGAGCTGCGGGCACGCCGCCCGCTGGCGGCCGGCCTTACGGCGCTGGTGCTGGCCGGGGGGCCGGCGCTCGCAGGGGCGCTCGTCATCCAGGCCCTCCTGGGCGATACGCGCTTTCTGCTGAAGCTGGATGCCTTCGCCGGGATTAAACTGGCGTACGCCCTTACCCTGGCAGCGGTGTTCCTCTGGGCGCGCCGCGCGGACCTTATGCGGGCCGGCTGGTGGCGGCGGCCGTTCTTTGCCCCGGCGGAACTCTTCGCCCTGGCTGGCTTGGCGCTGGTTGTCTGGGTACTATTTAACCGCAGCGGCAACGTATCGGTGATCCCCATCCCGGCCTGGGAGCTCAAAGCCCGCAGTTTTCTTGAGAGCACACTTTTGGTGCGGCCGCGCACCAAGGAGTTTCTCGTGGGCCACCCGGCCCTCTTCCTGGCGGCAGCCGGGTGGGGAGGCGGGCGCTGGTGGCGGCCCTACCTGGTGACGCTGGCGGCAGTGGGTCCTGCCTCGCTCCTTAATACCTTCGTTCACCTGCACACCCCGTTCCTTATCTCGCTGGCCCGGGCGCTGCTGGGCCTGGCGCTGGGCGGGGTCCTGGGCTGCCTGGCGGCGGTGGCCGGGCAGTTGATGGGAGGAGGGAAGAAGCGGCATGCCTAA
- a CDS encoding glycosyltransferase family 4 protein, with protein sequence MVSDRNVGGAGRYLLNLLPGLAAEGMEVAVACPGGGELEAELKRQGWRPLLLSRGDVSFSAAAVREVYGFLAGGRYDVVHTHASLAGRVAARLARVPVLVLTRHGLGGGRPAPAWKRRLNRLAAHALTDAVIAISEAVAAQVQAEGVDVRQIEVVPNGIDVDEFARASGAAVRLELGVGGRPLVGMVARLVPEKAPQDFIRAAALVKRRCPEAAFLLAGSGPAAGELKELASRLGLGSEFHFLGYRRDVAAVTAALDVAVLTSHREGLGLVLLEAMAAAKPVVATAVGGITEVVEPEVTGLLVPPGEPEQVAAAVERLLRDRKRAAQLGRAGQQLAWSRFSRAAMARETAAIYEELLAKRRRGRA encoded by the coding sequence GTGGTGAGTGACCGGAACGTGGGCGGGGCGGGGCGCTACCTCCTCAACCTGCTGCCCGGCCTGGCGGCAGAAGGGATGGAGGTGGCGGTAGCCTGCCCGGGCGGCGGCGAGTTGGAGGCGGAACTTAAGCGGCAGGGCTGGCGGCCGCTCCTCCTCAGCCGGGGCGACGTGTCCTTCAGCGCGGCGGCGGTGCGCGAGGTGTACGGTTTTCTGGCCGGCGGCCGCTACGATGTGGTGCACACCCATGCCAGCCTGGCGGGACGGGTGGCGGCGCGCCTGGCGCGGGTGCCGGTGCTGGTGCTGACGCGCCACGGGTTGGGTGGCGGCCGCCCGGCGCCCGCCTGGAAACGCCGGCTTAACCGCTTGGCCGCCCACGCCTTAACGGATGCGGTGATCGCGATCTCGGAGGCGGTGGCCGCCCAGGTGCAGGCCGAAGGGGTGGATGTCCGGCAGATCGAGGTGGTGCCCAACGGCATCGACGTGGATGAATTCGCCCGCGCCAGCGGAGCGGCGGTGCGCCTGGAACTGGGGGTGGGCGGTCGCCCGCTGGTGGGGATGGTGGCGCGCCTGGTGCCGGAAAAGGCGCCCCAGGATTTCATCCGAGCAGCGGCGCTGGTGAAGCGCCGCTGCCCGGAAGCCGCCTTTTTGCTGGCCGGGAGCGGGCCGGCCGCCGGCGAGCTCAAGGAACTGGCGAGCCGGCTTGGGCTGGGGAGTGAGTTTCACTTCCTGGGCTACCGGCGCGACGTGGCCGCCGTTACTGCCGCGCTGGATGTGGCGGTGCTCACCTCGCACCGGGAGGGCCTGGGGCTGGTGCTCCTGGAAGCCATGGCGGCTGCCAAGCCCGTGGTGGCGACGGCGGTGGGTGGCATCACCGAGGTGGTGGAGCCGGAGGTGACGGGGCTTTTAGTGCCGCCCGGTGAGCCGGAGCAGGTGGCGGCGGCCGTGGAGCGGCTGCTGCGCGATCGCAAGCGCGCGGCCCAGCTGGGGCGCGCCGGGCAGCAGCTGGCCTGGAGCCGCTTTTCCCGGGCGGCCATGGCCAGGGAAACGGCGGCGATTTACGAGGAGCTCTTGGCGAAGCGGAGGAGGGGCAGGGCTTGA
- a CDS encoding DUF4330 domain-containing protein: protein MPWLDDRGRLFGRINIIDLAVLLLVLLVAARLGLRSRLLRAVNPSTAKPVEAVLVVEDVRQATADAMQEGENVLNTKSNAVLGKLVKKEVRPALKEVETADGRLAQAESPFKKDVYLTVRGPGQVTPNVILMGGYEMRVGASLAVKGLKFAVNTTVLSVKVEE, encoded by the coding sequence ATGCCCTGGCTAGATGACCGCGGACGGCTGTTCGGCCGCATCAACATCATTGACCTGGCGGTGCTGCTCCTGGTGCTCTTGGTGGCGGCGCGGCTGGGGCTGCGCTCCCGGCTGCTTCGGGCGGTGAATCCCAGCACGGCCAAGCCGGTGGAGGCGGTGCTGGTGGTGGAGGACGTCCGCCAGGCCACGGCGGACGCCATGCAGGAAGGGGAAAATGTTCTTAATACCAAGTCCAACGCCGTGCTCGGGAAACTGGTGAAAAAGGAAGTGCGTCCGGCGCTCAAGGAAGTAGAGACCGCGGACGGCCGCCTGGCCCAGGCGGAATCTCCTTTTAAGAAGGACGTGTACCTGACCGTCCGCGGGCCGGGGCAGGTGACGCCCAACGTGATCCTCATGGGCGGTTACGAGATGCGGGTGGGTGCCTCCCTGGCCGTGAAGGGACTGAAATTTGCCGTCAATACCACGGTGCTGAGCGTAAAGGTGGAGGAGTGA
- the secA gene encoding preprotein translocase subunit SecA translates to MIGLLKKIFDDNEREVRKLARQVEEVNAYEPQVQALSDEALKGKTTEFKERLAAGETLEDLLPEAFAVVREASRRTLGLRHFDEQIMGGIVLHQGRIAEMKTGEGKTLVATLPAYLNALTGRGVHIVTVNDYLAKRDSEWMGAVYKFLGLSVGLIVHDLDFAARRRAYSADITYGTNNEFGFDYLRDNMVLYKEQMVQRDFNYAIVDEVDSILIDEARTPLIISGQGEQSTDLYYKFARIVPHLKPEEDYTVDEKARTVAPTEAGVAKVERMLGVPNLYDESLGGDLAHYLMQALRAHTLMQRDRDYVVKDGQVIIVDEFTGRLMFGRRYSDGLHQAIEAKEGVKIETESQTLARITFQNFFRMYKKLAGMTGTAATEEDEFRKIYGLDVVVIPTHEPMIRVDHPDVVYKTEAAKFNAVADEIAECHKRGQPVLVGTISIEKSERLSALLKRRGIPHQVLNAKYHEKEAEIVAQAGRLGAVTIATNMAGRGTDILLGGNPDFLTRAELVRQGKDPQEVDRETYQAVYQEMKKKTDAEHEQVVALGGLHIIGTERHEARRIDNQLRGRSGRQGDPGSSRFYLSLEDDLLRLFGGDNISKIMDRLGLEEDQPIEHNLLSRAVENAQKKVEAKNFDIRKQLLEYDDVMNTQREVIYQQRREVLTSENLRDTILTMARAVIDDLLTTYCSEHVVPDEWDLKGLLTALEQTFFPPRMLSEADLSGKTRAELGDFLKEKAEAFYAAREAEMGLETLRELERVVLLRVVDSKWMEHLDNMDDLREGIGLRAYGQHDPLVEYKREAYEMFQGMVARIQEDAVRYLYKVRVEKERRAPERRSAFRNVSTNAGDESGPRQPFRRQGKKIGRNDPCPCGSGKKYKKCCGRGQV, encoded by the coding sequence ATGATCGGGTTACTCAAGAAAATCTTTGACGATAACGAACGTGAAGTACGTAAGCTTGCCCGGCAGGTGGAAGAAGTAAACGCCTATGAGCCTCAGGTGCAGGCCCTGTCGGACGAGGCGCTCAAAGGCAAAACGACCGAATTCAAGGAGCGCCTGGCCGCCGGGGAGACGCTGGAGGACCTGCTCCCGGAGGCCTTCGCGGTGGTGCGGGAGGCGTCCCGCCGTACCCTGGGTCTCAGGCACTTCGACGAGCAGATCATGGGTGGGATTGTGCTCCACCAGGGGCGCATCGCCGAGATGAAGACCGGTGAAGGTAAAACCCTGGTGGCGACGCTCCCGGCCTATCTGAATGCGCTCACCGGCCGGGGCGTGCACATCGTCACGGTGAACGACTACCTGGCCAAGCGCGACAGCGAGTGGATGGGGGCCGTCTACAAGTTCCTCGGCCTTTCCGTCGGCCTCATCGTCCACGACCTGGACTTTGCCGCCCGGCGCCGGGCCTACAGCGCGGACATCACCTACGGCACCAACAACGAGTTCGGCTTCGATTACCTCCGCGACAACATGGTGCTCTATAAGGAACAGATGGTGCAGCGCGACTTCAACTACGCCATCGTGGACGAAGTCGACAGCATCCTCATCGACGAGGCGCGCACGCCGCTCATCATCTCCGGGCAGGGCGAGCAGTCCACCGACCTCTATTACAAATTCGCCCGCATCGTCCCGCACCTGAAGCCGGAGGAAGACTACACGGTGGACGAGAAGGCGCGCACAGTGGCGCCCACGGAGGCCGGCGTGGCCAAGGTGGAGCGCATGCTGGGCGTGCCCAACCTGTACGATGAAAGCTTGGGCGGCGACCTGGCCCACTACCTGATGCAGGCCCTGCGCGCCCACACCCTGATGCAGCGGGACCGCGACTACGTGGTGAAGGACGGCCAGGTGATCATCGTGGACGAGTTCACCGGCCGCCTCATGTTCGGCCGCCGCTACAGCGACGGGCTGCACCAGGCCATTGAGGCCAAAGAAGGCGTCAAGATCGAGACCGAGAGCCAGACCCTGGCGCGCATCACCTTCCAGAACTTCTTCCGCATGTACAAGAAGCTGGCCGGCATGACGGGCACGGCCGCTACAGAGGAGGACGAGTTCCGCAAGATCTACGGCCTGGACGTGGTGGTGATCCCTACCCACGAGCCGATGATCCGCGTGGACCACCCGGATGTGGTGTACAAAACGGAGGCTGCCAAGTTTAACGCCGTGGCGGACGAAATTGCCGAGTGCCACAAGCGCGGCCAGCCGGTGCTGGTGGGCACCATCTCCATTGAGAAGTCGGAGCGCCTGAGTGCGCTCCTTAAGCGCCGCGGTATCCCGCACCAGGTGCTCAACGCCAAGTACCACGAAAAGGAAGCCGAGATCGTGGCCCAGGCCGGGCGCCTGGGGGCGGTGACCATCGCCACCAACATGGCCGGCCGCGGCACCGACATCCTGCTGGGCGGCAATCCGGACTTCCTTACCCGCGCCGAACTGGTGCGCCAGGGCAAAGATCCCCAGGAAGTGGACCGGGAGACCTACCAGGCCGTCTACCAGGAGATGAAGAAAAAGACCGACGCCGAGCACGAGCAGGTGGTGGCGTTGGGGGGCCTGCACATCATAGGCACCGAGCGGCACGAGGCCCGGCGCATCGACAACCAGCTGCGCGGCCGCAGCGGCCGCCAGGGCGACCCAGGCTCCTCGCGCTTTTACCTCTCCCTGGAGGACGACCTGCTGCGCCTTTTCGGGGGCGACAACATCTCCAAGATCATGGACCGGCTGGGCCTCGAGGAAGACCAGCCCATCGAGCATAACCTGCTCTCGCGGGCGGTGGAGAACGCGCAGAAGAAGGTCGAAGCCAAGAACTTCGACATCCGCAAGCAGCTCCTGGAATACGATGACGTAATGAACACCCAGCGCGAGGTGATTTACCAGCAGCGGCGCGAGGTGCTCACCAGCGAAAACCTGCGCGACACCATCCTCACCATGGCGCGTGCCGTGATCGACGACCTCCTCACCACCTACTGCAGCGAGCACGTGGTGCCGGACGAGTGGGACTTGAAGGGGCTCCTGACGGCCCTGGAGCAGACCTTCTTCCCGCCGCGGATGCTCAGCGAGGCCGACCTGAGCGGTAAGACGCGCGCCGAGCTGGGCGACTTTCTCAAGGAGAAGGCTGAGGCCTTTTACGCCGCGCGCGAGGCCGAAATGGGCCTCGAGACCCTGCGCGAGCTGGAGCGGGTGGTGCTGCTGCGCGTCGTCGACAGCAAGTGGATGGAGCACCTGGACAACATGGACGACCTGCGCGAGGGTATCGGTCTTCGGGCCTACGGCCAGCACGATCCGCTGGTGGAGTACAAGCGCGAGGCCTACGAGATGTTCCAGGGCATGGTGGCCCGCATCCAGGAGGACGCCGTGCGCTACCTTTACAAGGTGCGCGTGGAAAAGGAGAGGCGCGCGCCCGAGCGCCGCAGCGCCTTCCGCAACGTGAGCACCAATGCCGGGGACGAAAGCGGCCCGCGGCAGCCCTTCCGGCGCCAGGGCAAAAAGATCGGCCGCAACGACCCCTGCCCCTGCGGCAGCGGCAAGAAGTACAAGAAATGCTGCGGCCGGGGTCAGGTATAA
- the hpf gene encoding ribosome hibernation-promoting factor, HPF/YfiA family, which yields MRITVRGKNIEITPALRDYVEKKMGKLPKLLDDITEATVTLGVERDRHMVEVTVPVGGRLLRGEVASGDMYASIDMVIEKLEKQIEKYKTRLARKVKNGSVLDLAAGVGGRPADEEEPHLVRTKRFAVKPMPVDEALLQMNLLGHDFFVFRNAETEEVNVVYRRRDGNYGLIEPLR from the coding sequence ATGCGGATCACTGTCCGCGGGAAAAACATCGAAATCACGCCTGCCTTGCGCGACTATGTCGAAAAGAAAATGGGCAAGCTCCCGAAACTCCTGGACGACATTACAGAAGCCACGGTAACGCTCGGGGTGGAACGGGACCGGCACATGGTGGAGGTGACGGTGCCGGTGGGCGGCCGGTTGCTCCGGGGCGAAGTGGCCAGCGGCGACATGTACGCCTCCATCGACATGGTGATTGAAAAGCTGGAGAAGCAGATTGAAAAGTATAAAACCCGCCTCGCCCGTAAAGTGAAAAACGGCAGCGTCCTGGACCTGGCCGCCGGAGTCGGCGGGCGCCCGGCCGATGAAGAAGAGCCGCACCTGGTGCGCACCAAGCGCTTCGCCGTAAAGCCTATGCCGGTGGACGAGGCCCTCCTCCAGATGAACCTTTTGGGTCACGATTTCTTCGTGTTCCGCAACGCCGAAACGGAAGAGGTGAACGTGGTCTACCGCCGGCGCGATGGGAACTACGGGCTCATCGAGCCGCTGCGTTAA
- a CDS encoding O-antigen ligase, whose protein sequence is MSTPTLMAVQPKKNLPPLTAGLLTGLLVALLPGLLPAQVAAKYLAALGAAVLIWQRPAAGLYLFLAGLAFLPTLSAGELLLAVAAIWALRRLLAGERVLAATGVELPLFAFIFFVLMGVAFSVTRRASLSVLPLYALDFLAFYLMAVLPRPKEAGWLLGGLLLAGALTGLLALAQYRSGVQTSLSWIDARQAEDIKTRVFSTFDNPNIFAEYLTFVLPPALVFFLRERRWGARLVWLLVLACAGAGLILTFSRGGWLAVGLALVVLGILWDRRLLLLVAVGLVLLPLAAPGQVLTRAASIGSLEDSSNTFRLSIWLAVLRMIAAYWSTGIGLGSAAFNQVYPQFMLAGTPAMHSHNLYLQLALELGVPGLVAFLWLLGAVAARALSALPRLAGRRQGLLAALLASLAGFLLHGAVDNVWYSPKLTLLFWAALGLVLAVGREAGGPARTARGE, encoded by the coding sequence GTGAGCACACCGACCCTTATGGCTGTACAACCGAAGAAGAACCTGCCGCCGCTTACCGCCGGCCTTTTGACGGGGCTCTTGGTCGCTCTCCTGCCCGGCCTGCTGCCGGCCCAGGTGGCGGCCAAGTACCTGGCGGCGTTGGGAGCGGCGGTGCTCATCTGGCAGCGGCCGGCTGCCGGCCTCTACCTCTTCCTGGCAGGCCTGGCCTTTTTGCCTACCCTGTCGGCGGGTGAGCTGCTCCTGGCCGTGGCTGCAATCTGGGCGCTGCGGCGCCTGCTGGCGGGCGAGCGCGTACTTGCGGCCACCGGAGTGGAGCTGCCGCTGTTTGCCTTCATCTTCTTTGTGCTGATGGGCGTGGCCTTTTCGGTAACGCGGCGGGCCAGCCTGAGTGTGCTGCCGCTTTACGCGCTCGATTTCCTGGCTTTTTACCTCATGGCGGTGCTGCCGCGCCCGAAAGAGGCGGGGTGGCTCTTGGGCGGCCTGCTGCTCGCCGGCGCCCTCACGGGGCTCCTGGCCTTGGCGCAGTACAGGAGCGGGGTCCAGACGTCTCTCTCCTGGATTGATGCCCGGCAGGCGGAAGATATCAAAACCCGCGTGTTCTCCACTTTTGACAACCCCAATATCTTTGCAGAGTACCTCACCTTTGTACTCCCGCCGGCCCTGGTGTTTTTCCTGCGCGAGCGGCGCTGGGGCGCGCGCCTGGTGTGGCTTTTGGTGCTGGCCTGCGCCGGGGCCGGGCTTATCCTCACCTTTTCGCGCGGCGGGTGGCTGGCGGTGGGCCTGGCCCTCGTGGTGCTAGGCATCCTCTGGGACCGGCGGCTGCTTCTCCTGGTGGCGGTTGGTCTGGTGCTTTTGCCGCTCGCAGCCCCGGGCCAGGTGCTTACCCGGGCCGCCAGCATCGGGAGCCTGGAGGACAGCTCCAATACCTTCCGGCTTTCCATTTGGCTGGCGGTGCTCCGGATGATCGCCGCCTACTGGTCCACCGGCATCGGGCTGGGCAGCGCCGCCTTCAACCAGGTTTACCCGCAGTTTATGCTGGCGGGCACGCCCGCCATGCACAGCCACAACCTGTACCTGCAGCTGGCGTTGGAGCTGGGCGTGCCGGGCCTCGTGGCCTTCTTATGGCTGCTTGGGGCGGTGGCCGCCCGCGCCCTGAGCGCCTTGCCGCGCCTGGCCGGGCGGCGGCAGGGGCTGCTGGCGGCGCTCCTGGCCTCCTTGGCCGGTTTTCTCCTCCACGGGGCGGTGGATAACGTTTGGTACAGCCCCAAGCTGACGCTGCTTTTCTGGGCCGCGCTCGGGCTGGTGCTGGCCGTGGGAAGGGAGGCGGGCGGCCCTGCGCGTACTGCACGTGGTGAGTGA
- the prfB gene encoding peptide chain release factor 2 (programmed frameshift), whose amino-acid sequence MLLYEDLKRELNVLEDSIREMGVSLDIAGKEARIRELEAEIAKPGFWDDPARAEKVMPELSALKERVERYRALAKEAEDLAVLCELGAEAEDAETAHEVAAGLAELKRNYEDLHLEALLAGPYDRLNAILSLHAGAGGTEAQDWAEMLLRMYTRWAEKSGFKVELWDVLPGEEAGIKSATFLVSGPNAYGYLKGERGVHRLVRHSPFDAAGRRHTSFASLDVIPEVNQDMAVEIRPEDLKIDTYRSGGAGGQHVNKTDSAVRITHLPTGIVVTCQNERSQHANRLTAMRILQARLFDLKRKEEEAKLNALRGEQQEIAWGSQIRSYIFEPYTLVKDHRTGEQMGNVQAVMDGELDPFIKAYLRSQVN is encoded by the exons ATGCTGCTTTATGAAGACCTGAAGCGCGAGCTGAACGTGCTGGAGGACAGCATCCGCGAAATGGGGGTCTCTCTT GACATCGCAGGCAAAGAGGCCCGCATCCGCGAACTGGAAGCGGAAATAGCCAAGCCTGGCTTCTGGGACGACCCGGCGCGGGCGGAGAAGGTGATGCCGGAGCTTTCCGCCCTCAAGGAAAGGGTGGAGCGCTACCGGGCGCTGGCCAAAGAGGCAGAGGACCTTGCCGTCCTCTGCGAGCTGGGCGCGGAGGCGGAGGATGCCGAGACGGCGCACGAGGTGGCGGCGGGGCTGGCCGAGCTCAAGCGGAACTACGAGGATTTGCACCTGGAGGCGCTGCTGGCCGGCCCCTACGACCGCCTGAACGCCATCCTCTCCCTCCACGCCGGCGCCGGCGGTACCGAGGCCCAGGACTGGGCGGAGATGCTGCTCAGGATGTACACGCGCTGGGCGGAAAAGAGCGGCTTTAAGGTGGAGCTCTGGGATGTGCTCCCGGGCGAAGAGGCCGGTATCAAGAGCGCCACCTTCCTGGTGAGCGGGCCCAACGCCTACGGGTACCTCAAGGGCGAGCGCGGGGTGCACCGGCTGGTGCGCCACTCGCCTTTCGACGCGGCCGGCCGGCGCCACACCTCCTTTGCCTCCCTGGACGTGATCCCAGAAGTAAACCAGGACATGGCGGTGGAGATCCGGCCGGAGGACCTGAAGATCGACACCTATCGCTCCGGCGGGGCGGGCGGCCAGCACGTGAACAAGACCGATTCCGCCGTGCGCATCACCCACCTGCCCACGGGGATTGTGGTCACCTGCCAGAACGAGCGCTCCCAGCACGCCAACCGCCTCACGGCCATGCGCATCCTGCAGGCCCGGCTCTTCGACCTCAAGCGCAAGGAGGAAGAGGCCAAGCTCAACGCCCTGCGCGGGGAGCAGCAGGAGATCGCCTGGGGGAGCCAGATCCGATCGTACATCTTCGAACCCTATACCTTGGTGAAGGACCACCGTACCGGCGAGCAAATGGGCAACGTGCAGGCGGTGATGGACGGCGAGCTGGACCCGTTTATCAAGGCGTATCTGAGAAGCCAGGTTAATTAG